Within Pseudorca crassidens isolate mPseCra1 chromosome 8, mPseCra1.hap1, whole genome shotgun sequence, the genomic segment gagagtccgcctgctgatgcaggggacacgggttcgtgccccggtccgggaagatcccacatgccatgaagcggctaggcccgtgagccacggccgctgagcctgcgcgtccggagcttgtgctccgcaacgggagaggccacaacagtgagaggcccgcgtaccgcaaaaaaataaataaataaataaaaatactgtgatGAATGAGTTAAGAAATTAGAGTTTTCAGATAAATGCATACGGAATTTAcatagaagaaagaaattaaagaaaagaaaggaaatatgcaGGCTTTGCATCAAGTGAAAGAGTTGTTCAGACTTAAACTGGGTTATGAGGAGAATTGTGGCACTCCTTCTCTTTAAGGGTTATAGCCAGAACTGATTATAACCCTCTAGGATAATTTGATTGTGTTCGTTTTTGAAGGCATTGGAACAGACTATGTTACTCTCCTAGTCTTAAACATTCACCAGGAGGTTTAGAGTTTGAGCTTCTATAATATCATTAAGAGCAAGTGATTTGTAAaaatggatttgtttttatttatttatttatttttgtgttggaAGACTGTCAGATTTAACCTTTTGTAAGATTTTCCAATTACCTTGGTAACAAGTAAAATTATCCGTCTtatctcccccatcccccatcccccttaGTTCAGTAAGGTTAAATGTGGCTTATTGAACAGATGTAAGGGAAAGGGTATTAGACTAGCCCAAAGATTCAGGTTAGGTAATGATTAAATGCGGCAGACACtgggagtttgagaaggatagattgATATTGTGGTGATATTAGCTCAATCATCTATAAATCCAttcttggatttatttattgCAATTAGATTTTTTCAACATAAatactaattttaattttattattcctgTTTAATACTTTGAAAAGAATGCCTTAGAGAAAATAGAAGTAGATTTAAGGTACTGTTTATTTGCAGTCATGGTTTTATACATACCAGAATTTAAAGCTCTTTTGCCCATTAGTCCAACAAAGGAATCTGTTTTATGCCCTGGAAAAATACATTTAGGggtattttaatatgtatatctCTGAGGAAATAAACTGTTATAACTAGTACCAAGAAAAAGCAAGCTTCTAAATATATgcctatataataaatatataattatttcaagtttTGGTGAGCCTGAAGAAATAAAGATTCCTAGTAAGTCTTATAAATgacactaaataaaaataatacagtgaaAGCACTTTTCTCCGTTCTATATCTAAATATTAGCAAGTACACTTTATTCATATTGtattttatctgtttatatacaaatgttttaaatattgctATTTGGGCTAGCTTTGATGTTTAGGGAGTCAATTTCACATTTGTGTGACAGAAACATCAAAGCTTATTTCCTCATATTACTGAATATGTTGTATTTctcaggaaactgaagcttagttAAATCAGATTCCTATACCTGATGATTATAAACTTCTAAAGTTCACTAGTGCTATtttattggattttaaaaaatatttcttttggaaaaagtACATTAGTTTTGACATTAATaaagtacatttattttcattacatGGAATTTTGCTATATATAATTCCCCTGAAAGTCAAGTCGTGAGAAAGTAAATATgaataagatttatttattttcaaagatgAAGCCTTTGGAAAGGATTATTATTTTAACTCTAGTGGGAGGATGTCTCTTGGTTTATACTACATTAGCTAAGAACACGGCTGCTATCTTAGTGTGGCCTCTACTCTGCTTCCAGTGAATCAAAATCCAAGTTGGAGTAAGTGAGTGGACCTTGGGATAAGTGAGTGTGATTAAGATGGACCCCTGGTACTTTCTACAACTTTATCTATATTTACCTTTAGTATGGATTCTCAGACATTCACTCCATCCTCTTAATTGGCTGCTGGATTACGCTAATAAATGACATCATCATGGAATCCAGCATACTAAAATGAACTAGGAGATGCCTATAAAtgcttagatttttgtttttgcttttgtttttttcagtggaAGTGACggggtggggatgaggggagAGGAATGTATGGTGGATTTTTACCCCTAGGATTGAAATTCTTATCTTAAACTAACAATTTACAGGAGTTAAAggattccttcctccctccctcccttctttcattccttccttccttcctctccttcctttctttctttattatctcagtttctatgggtcaggaattcagcAACAGTTCAGCTGGGAGTTAAAGGATTTTTAATATAATGCATGCTTTTGGTAAGTATGATATGTTTAAACAACAGAGCTTTAAACATTCATGTTCTGGATGTAATATGAGTCTGCTCCATTCTTAAATtgtgttaattaaaaatattaagttctACATTACAACAGAAAATAAGTTATTATGTAAAGTAGAATTCAATCTAATTTACATTTGCATATGATAAATGTCAAAATAATTTGGAACTTACTTTTATGAGAGAGCTGGCCATGtcctatagaaagaaaaataaaattaacaaacacAATAGATTTGTTTTAAAGGAGCTATATTATATCTTTTAAAGAGaattataaaatagatttttaaaataatgcaacaTTTTCCATTCATGTACTATCCTGAGGAATATCGCAGAATCATAAATGCTAtccaaattattaataataaaaacaaaatattttaaacaaaaggaaTACTTTTAAGTGATTTATGTGGGCCacagattcaaactcaggtctgtgaGACTCCTGAGGCCTGAACTGCCTGGCCGTACCGCCTCTCTTGTTTTCTTATAAGAGATACATCTTCAAGGCCGGTCAGCTTTGATgctcgagagagagagagagagagagagagagagagagagagagagagagagcaaacccATCTCTTTATTCAATAGTCAACCAAGAATCTGTATTTCAGCCCACAAAAGACCTTCTCCATTTTCATACATGTGCATTCACAAgagtaaaataaagatttatagAAATGTTTACCATAAAGAGCCTGTAACAGGGCCACCTGTTTTTCAATTGAGGAATCTGACAAGAGACGAATTGACATTAACTGTTTACACGTTCCACTGATGGTGTGAGaattcaagaaaaggaaatatttctatCATGAGACACTGGCAGCTAAATCTAATCTAACCCCAGTGGTCTAAAGTCAGTTTTCCACATGGACTGAGAACATTCTGATATCCCCTGGAGGCCCCGTGCCTTCCTGTTCTTTTGTCAGTTTGGATCCTTAGTCAAGGAAGCACTTAGCTTAAGGTTGGTTCCTGTTCTTGGTGGTTTGGACcgatctctccctccctccgtgGTATGTGTGTGTTAGCGGGGTGAGGGCCAGAGTCGCGCTCCGGGAGATATACCCATTTTAGGGTGGAAATCTCTGCTCATAGATCAAGAGAGACTGCGTGCTCTGAGCATGAGCTAGGATTCCGGGGTGGgagtggcggggtgggggcggtgcccagagagacagagagggtgaTGGCTGCCCATCTCACCAGCGTCCCGTTTGCCCATTAATCCGAAGAACTGCTGAGGCTTGGGTCTGCGGGCGATTCTCTGCAGAAGATGCTCAAAGGGCTCGGGCAGCTCCTCCTAGAGGACAGACGCACCGACAGGGGCGTGTAGGCAACCAGTGCAAGGCGCCGGCAAACTAGAGTCATTCTGGTGGTGCGCTCCAGCCTGGGGCAAATCTTGGCGGTGGGGACAGGCCAAGCCAGGGTTGGGGAACCAGCTCCGAGGCGTGCTCCCCACACCTGGGCGTTGCCTCTCTCCACTCCTCCCCGCCCAATTCATGTCCGGCGCCGCCGCCTCCCCGAAGCCTAGCCCTAACCAGTTAGCTGGAGGCTCGTCGTCTCCAAGCCCTGCTCGCTTTCCCCTCTTTCCTCCCATCCCGGGGACCCTCATTCATCTGCCGCTCAGCTACCGGACTTTGTTCATCTCTAGCTCGGGCTTTGGAGGCTTCTCACCGCCCTAAATGCGCacaggtgtgtgtgggggaatGGCGGGGGGAGGGTAGGGAAGGTGACAGCCCTTTACAAGCAACTAACAGTGCGCGACTTTCACTGTTCCGGCGGGGCGCGCTCCCTTGCGCGAATAGCCTGCGAGCAATCTCAAGGAAAACTTGGCGGCTACGTCTCCAGGTCCGTAAAGTAAAAGTCATGGCAGGAAGTTAGCCTCCTACCCACCTGCGACCCTCCAAGCCCTCAGCACCTCGCCACTTGCCCCTGCTTTTGCCTGCGTCGGGCGCGCactcctctgcccctgccccagcaTTTCCAAATGCCAGGTCCTTGCAGCTGGACCTGAGTCTCCGAAATCCGcgttaccaggggatgaaaccttGTGAGGTTTCCAGTCTTGTGAGGATTCCGGGATCACCTGGGAGGGTATTATTCCTCCAGAGAGTTCCCGAGACCCGACGATGCAGCCCTCGGGAGGAAACTTGGTTCTTGGATGCAAAATCTCGTGTGGGACCCAGGGGATGGCGTTCCTCTACATCCCTCCCGGCGCGCCTCCACCGCCTCCGGTTGCGGTCCCGGTGCCCGCTAGGGTAACTAGGATGCTATCGCGGGGGGTAAGTGACACCTCCTAAGCCCATGAAGAACGGCGCGGGCCATCTTGGGACCGAGTCTCACCTTGATCTGGTCTCTGTCGGACCAGTCAGACCAATAATTCAGATCATCGTTGGCTCCAATTTCTTCTGCCAACAGTTGAGTGGAGACGAGAAAAAAGACTGCCAAGGGCACGAGGATTTTCATGTCGGATTTCTGGGAAGAGtgaggagaagaggcagaggagagaaaaaaatatagatgtaTTGGGGGTTTCTATCCAAGAGTTGAGGCAGCAGAATTTTCGATCCCACAACGGAACTCAAGGTCGATTGAAACAAGGTAAACCGCCTAAGGGCTAAAGTCCTGTCGGTACCCTTtaggaaagagaatcaagccctCAAGTTTCTCAAATCCTATTCTTCCTAGATCCCAGCTCCCCCAGCTCCCAACCCACCAATCCACACCTTCAAGCCAGGAGGCTGTGCGGGTGGAAGACAAAGAGGGACAAGGCACTTGGGATACCCGTCTCGCCGCCGTCTCCCTGCCGTCTCCCCGCAGTCCCCCCGCGGTCCCTCAGCTCTCTCCCCGCAGTCCCTCGCTGCAGCGGCCCATCCAGCCCTGCTAGACGCCGCCTCGGAGCGGTGCGCGGTGCGGAAAGCCCACCCAGCAGGGCGCAGGCACTTACTGCGGCTGACCAGCCCTTGGGGTTCCTCGGCGGGTCGGAGCGCTCGCTGGGCGCTCGGCACTCTCTGTCGCAGCAGCTCGCGCTTTTGCCTGCTGGCTGCAGCGCGGTATTTATCCCAGGTTCGCTGAGCCTCGAGACCCACGTGACACGCTCCCCACGCGACTTTCTCCTCAATATTTAATTAGCCGCCTCCTCTCCTTTCGCTTGCGTCTGATTGAGAGTTTCCGAGACGGCAATCCGTCGGTGCGCATAACTTCTGGACCCAATTGGGTTCGAAATGACGCAATTATAGGAAAATCGAGATCTCGCCATCCAATCCGCAGCGGCCTGTCTTCTTCCGTTTGCAGATCTGACGccccctcccctctttttcttcagAATGGGGTTCCATGACACCTGAGATTACTCATCAAAATTGAACAAAGTGACTCATTCCTCAGACTTAGGCAACTTTTAAGTCCCTTGAGAGGGTAAGTTGCACTTCCAAGGATGGCCAAATAACTTCGGGTATTAAGATATTGTTGTCGAAAATCAGAAAGAGATAAGAAAGAAGAACTTCAAATGGGGGGGGGGTAGGGAGACATTTCCCCCCTATTTCCATCTGCAGAGTGTCAAGTGTTTCTGAGATATATCAATAGTATCTTTCTACGAGCAGAACATCTTTCTCCCAAATTAGCTAGAATACTGGCGTTTCTTCAGTAATACGAAAGGATTTTTCAGTCCCATAGGATTTCAGATGATGGCAGCAGAATTATTTTACGTTTTGGAGGCAGGGGAATTTAAACCTGGCATTGCACGTAGAACTTTTATATCAGTGCCATTCTAGGATATCTTTTGTTCCAAGCTAGCTAGCTACATGCTGGAGCAGGGGTACGTTTTCGCTTCTCTCCTACCATTTCTCACTGAAGACTAAGAAACGCGCCAGAGGTGTACAGGATTCTTCCTGGTTGTCACTAAAGGACTCTTAAGATCCTTCATAGATTTCTCCTGTATATGAAAGTAAGTGTAGTGAAGATGTTAATTGGGCAGTCATTATCAATACGAAACTATTTGACAAATAACATCTGTATAGATATCACAGCTTTCCATGAGCCCATGGTTTGCCCTGCAGACTAAATGACTGTTGTATCTGGGGTGGAgttgttttctcctctttccttagTAAGTACTATGCTTTCCAGTTAATTCTGATGTTCTTAGTATAGTgcataaaggaaataatttattgcAATTCATATAAACcagtattttttcttctaatacttGTTGTTCTTTCTTAAATAACCCTGACTTTTGAAATTCCCATGTGTCTATCTCATTTCTTTAGGCCTAGCCTCACAATGCAAGGCgttatattctttgtttttataacttttttatataggaaattataaacatatacagaagtagagagaatCATCCACTTGAAACGATTTACAAGTTTCACTTACAAACCCTTCCTATTTCCCCACCACTCAGATTATTTCAAAGCAAATCTCAGACATAATTtcaactgtaaatatttcagcatgtttatagaaggataaaaaataaaaacagaaccatGCTGTTGTTCCAcctaaaaacaacataaaataattCCTTACATTAATATCCAGTCAGTGTTCAAATATTCCTCATTGTTTCATAAGCCCCACCCCCATACAGTTTACTAGTTGAAATCAGAATTGTAATGAAGTTCATAAATTACAATTGGTTTGTATATCTCTTAAATCTTCCCTAATCtatagttctctctctctctctctttatgaataaaactgctcaGTAGACTGTACTATGTTCTGGAGTTTGCTGATTACCCCTAGTGGTTTCTTTTAACTTGTTCCTCTGTTATATTTCCTATTACTTGGTAGTTGTATCTAGAAGTTTAATGACATGGTGGTTTGGTTTTTCTGACAAAGTTACTTTGCATATGTTGCTAGGAAGCATGTGATAGCTGGTTGTTTCTCCTTTTGAGAGTTAGCAGCTGTTGCTGATCATTTTAGATCC encodes:
- the TAC1 gene encoding protachykinin-1 isoform X7: MKILVPLAVFFLVSTQLLAEEIGANDDLNYWSDWSDRDQIKEELPEPFEHLLQRIARRPKPQQFFGLMGKRDADSSIEKQVALLQALYGHGQLSHKMAYERSAMQNYERRHK
- the TAC1 gene encoding protachykinin-1 isoform X5 yields the protein MKILVPLAVFFLVSTQLLAEEIGANDDLNYWSDWSDRDQIKEELPEPFEHLLQRIARRPKPQQFFGLMGKRDADSSIEKQVALLQALYGHGQLSHKRHKTDSFVGLMGKRALNSVAYERSAMQNYERRHK
- the TAC1 gene encoding protachykinin-1 isoform X2; the protein is MKILVPLAVFFLVSTQLLAEEIGANDDLNYWSDWSDRDQIKEELPEPFEHLLQRIARRPKPQQFFGLMGKRDAGHGQLSHKRHKTDSFVGLMGKRALNSGIVLSINHHGVRHCLRKLWRINVAVYCGNTLWGHQVYEDDQNNQEFCGQITSNQDKD
- the TAC1 gene encoding protachykinin-1 isoform X3, which gives rise to MKILVPLAVFFLVSTQLLAEEIGANDDLNYWSDWSDRDQIKEELPEPFEHLLQRIARRPKPQQFFGLMGKRDADSSIEKQVALLQALYGHGQLSHKSIVLSINHHGVRHCLRKLWRINVAVYCGNTLWGHQVYEDDQNNQEFCGQITSNQDKD
- the TAC1 gene encoding protachykinin-1 isoform X4, with amino-acid sequence MKILVPLAVFFLVSTQLLAEEIGANDDLNYWSDWSDRDQIKEELPEPFEHLLQRIARRPKPQQFFGLMGKRDAGHGQLSHKSIVLSINHHGVRHCLRKLWRINVAVYCGNTLWGHQVYEDDQNNQEFCGQITSNQDKD
- the TAC1 gene encoding protachykinin-1 isoform X9 translates to MKILVPLAVFFLVSTQLLAEEIGANDDLNYWSDWSDRDQIKEELPEPFEHLLQRIARRPKPQQFFGLMGKRDAGHGQLSHKMAYERSAMQNYERRHK
- the TAC1 gene encoding protachykinin-1 isoform X1; amino-acid sequence: MKILVPLAVFFLVSTQLLAEEIGANDDLNYWSDWSDRDQIKEELPEPFEHLLQRIARRPKPQQFFGLMGKRDADSSIEKQVALLQALYGHGQLSHKRHKTDSFVGLMGKRALNSGIVLSINHHGVRHCLRKLWRINVAVYCGNTLWGHQVYEDDQNNQEFCGQITSNQDKD
- the TAC1 gene encoding protachykinin-1 isoform X6; its protein translation is MKILVPLAVFFLVSTQLLAEEIGANDDLNYWSDWSDRDQIKEELPEPFEHLLQRIARRPKPQQFFGLMGKRDAGHGQLSHKRHKTDSFVGLMGKRALNSVAYERSAMQNYERRHK